One Bacteroidota bacterium genomic window, CCTCTCAACTGTGCACGATAGCTCAGGTCGAGATCCTCCGTCAGTGTATCGGCCTGCCAGTTGCCCGCATCTTCGATGGCGGATTTGCGCCACACGCCTGCGGTGCCGTTGAAGTTGATGAAGTAGCCGACTTTGTTGCGGACGGATTGTTCGATCACGAAATGCCCGTCGAGCGCCATGGCCTGCGTTCGTGTGAGCAGCGAGTAGTCGAAGTTCAGATGTTCCCAGCGTGTCTGTACCATCCCGATAGCCGGGTCGGTATTGAAGTGTGGGATGGTCTTGAGCAGAAAATCCATTCTCGGCACAAAATCGGCGTCGAAGATGGCAATGAACTCTCCTCGAGCCGATGCCAGTCCTTTCTTCAATGCTCCTGCCTTGAAACCCTCTCTGTTCGTGCGGCGCACATGTCGGATATCGAAGCCAAGCTTGTGATACTTCTCGACATGCGCGGCAACCACATCAACCGTTTCATCCGTCGAATCATCAAGCACCTGAATCTCCAGCTTCTCCTTCGGATAGATCATCGCGCAGGATGCCTCAATCAACCGGCCGACAACGTAGCGTTCGTTGTACACGGGCAACTGCACGGTGACAACAGGATACTCATCCAGGGATTGTACGGCGGGACGTTTCTGATCCTTGAATTTCAAATAGTAATAGATCATGATGAAGCCGTGCAATCCGAAGATGAACAGGATTGACAACGAAGTGATGTAGGCAATCAGTACAAATTCAGCCATGATGACTTCTTTTTACACCTCTGATGTGGATACAATGATGGTTTACCAGCCGGATACTGTTTCAAGCAAAATATCTTCCGAGATCTTCTTCATTGCTTCTTCCAGCCCAAGCTGGCGTTGGGCAAATCCGCCCCCCGAATCGTAGTCGCCGTAATTCGAGAATGTCTTCTCGAACACCTTCTTCCGCATCTTCATATCCTGGAAAATCACCTTCACCGACATGTTGATGCGCCGTTTGTTTACTTGTTCGCTTCCTTGGGCTCCGGCCCCGACTGAAAGAATCTCATCACGAACGGGAAGAATCACGGTTTCAAGAATTGAATCAGACGCGCCGCGATCTGCCACTTCAAGACTGTTGTCACTGATGAACAAATCCGTGAGCGTCGTTGTAAATTTCTCGCGCAAGCCAGCCTCGCCGAAACCCGATTGATCGTCAGCGAGAGGGATGGCAATCGTCTTCAAATGACTCGGCACAGATGCGCCTGTAAATGAGTAGCAACCCGCCAACGCGAGCATCCCAACGAGACTGACGAGTGTGATATCGGCGGTTCTGAGGTTCATTCGAGATTGTATTCCTTGATTTTCCGATACAGCGTCCGCTCGCTGATGTTCAGCGCACGAGCCGCGGCACGACGGTTTCCTTTCGACCTGTGCAGCGCCTCAACGATCATTTTGTGTTCCATTTCGGCAAGCGAAAGTGTCACATCAGATTGTATAGCCATCGGGTCGGTGACTTGCTGTGCAACGTTTGCCATTGCCGCTGAATGCTCTTGCAATGCATTCTTGAGTTCCAGAACATCCGCCTTGATCTCCAGCAACGCCCGGAGAATCAATTCCCGTTCGGCCTGTTCAACGCTTCTGCCGGTTACGGCAGGAAGGTTCCGTCCTTCGGCTTTGGGCGAATGATATTCTTTGAGATACCTGCGTACGTCGTCGGGTTGAAGGATTTTCCCGCCCTCCAACACCAGCATGCTTTCCGTTACGTTGCGCAGTTCGCGTACGTTGCCCGGCCAATGATACTGCATCAATTCCCGCATCGCCTCGTCGGAAATGCCGCCGAACTTCACATTGTTCTTGGCGGAAAGTTCTTCGACAAATGCTTTGAACAACACTGGCACATCTTCCCTGCGATCGCGCAGGGGTGGGATGGCAATGTTCACCGAGCGGAGCCGATAGTACAAATCCGAGCGGAAGCGGTTGTTGCGGACTTCTCCCTCAAGATTCTTGTTCGTTGCGGCAATCACCCGCACGTTGACCCGCCGTGAAATGGACGAGCCTACACGAAGAAATTCCCCGTTTTCAAGAATACGCAAGAATTTCACCTGCGCTGAAAGCGGCATCTCGCCGATCTCATCCAGAAAAATCGTTCCGTTATCTGCCAGTTCGAAGTAGCCTTTACGTTCGCCGGCAGCCCCGGTAAACGAGCCGCGTTCATGCCCGAACAACTCGCTTTCGATAATTCCTTCGGGAATCGCCCCGCTGTTTACGGTCACCAGCGGCTTTTTGCTTCTCGTGCTGGCGCCGTGAATCGCTTTTGCAATCACTTCCTTCCCGACGCCGCTTTCTCCCGTAATCATCACGGTGATGTCGGTAGGGGCAACCTGCTGCACTACCTCAACAATTTTCTTCATGGCAACAGATTCGCCGAGAATGCCGTGTTCTTCCTGAAAACTCGAGGGTGATATCTGTAGTGCCGAACTTTCCATTACCGGATAACAATGATGTAGTTCATGTTGAATTCGCGACGGATTGCGTCACCCGTTGCCCGGGCATCGGCGTCCGTGCTGTACGAGCCGACATACACAACGAACAGCTCCCGTCCTCCGCTGCTTTTCTGTGCAACTTCCGCCGGGTAATTGTGATATGTGAAGAATGATTTCTGCTTGTCCGCGTTTTCGTACGTTGAGAACGCGCCGACCTGCAGCGTGAATCTACCCGGCGAGGCGGGGGGC contains:
- a CDS encoding glycosyltransferase gives rise to the protein MAEFVLIAYITSLSILFIFGLHGFIMIYYYLKFKDQKRPAVQSLDEYPVVTVQLPVYNERYVVGRLIEASCAMIYPKEKLEIQVLDDSTDETVDVVAAHVEKYHKLGFDIRHVRRTNREGFKAGALKKGLASARGEFIAIFDADFVPRMDFLLKTIPHFNTDPAIGMVQTRWEHLNFDYSLLTRTQAMALDGHFVIEQSVRNKVGYFINFNGTAGVWRKSAIEDAGNWQADTLTEDLDLSYRAQLRG
- a CDS encoding sigma-54-dependent Fis family transcriptional regulator, producing the protein MESSALQISPSSFQEEHGILGESVAMKKIVEVVQQVAPTDITVMITGESGVGKEVIAKAIHGASTRSKKPLVTVNSGAIPEGIIESELFGHERGSFTGAAGERKGYFELADNGTIFLDEIGEMPLSAQVKFLRILENGEFLRVGSSISRRVNVRVIAATNKNLEGEVRNNRFRSDLYYRLRSVNIAIPPLRDRREDVPVLFKAFVEELSAKNNVKFGGISDEAMRELMQYHWPGNVRELRNVTESMLVLEGGKILQPDDVRRYLKEYHSPKAEGRNLPAVTGRSVEQAERELILRALLEIKADVLELKNALQEHSAAMANVAQQVTDPMAIQSDVTLSLAEMEHKMIVEALHRSKGNRRAAARALNISERTLYRKIKEYNLE